One window of the Candidatus Poribacteria bacterium genome contains the following:
- the efp gene encoding elongation factor P, giving the protein MATTADFRNGMVIRLDDGELYTIVEFQHVKIGRGGAFVRTKLKRVSDGSVFERSFRSGERIEEVRLEEKEAQYLYSDGSRYYFMDTDSFEQYELTKAQVSDVMRFVKEGSNTRILFDGDRPVLVRPPTFVELQVVETEPGIRGDTVSGGSKTAKLETGLVIRVPLFIEEGEVLKIDTRTGEYVERVGR; this is encoded by the coding sequence ATGGCTACGACGGCTGATTTCAGAAATGGCATGGTGATCAGGCTCGATGATGGAGAGCTCTACACCATCGTGGAGTTCCAACACGTAAAGATAGGAAGGGGAGGAGCCTTTGTCAGGACGAAGCTCAAAAGGGTTTCGGACGGCTCAGTCTTCGAACGCTCCTTCAGATCGGGCGAGAGGATCGAGGAGGTCAGACTCGAGGAGAAAGAGGCACAGTATCTGTATTCGGACGGTAGCAGATACTACTTCATGGACACCGACTCCTTCGAACAGTATGAACTGACCAAGGCACAGGTGAGCGATGTGATGAGATTCGTCAAAGAGGGTTCCAATACCAGGATACTGTTCGACGGCGATAGACCCGTTCTCGTTCGTCCGCCCACCTTCGTCGAGCTCCAGGTGGTGGAGACCGAGCCGGGTATAAGGGGCGATACCGTCAGCGGAGGCTCCAAGACCGCTAAGCTTGAAACAGGGCTGGTCATCAGGGTTCCCCTCTTCATCGAAGAGGGGGAGGTCCTGAAGATCGATACGCGCACCGGCGAATACGTCGAGCGTGTCGGCAGGTGA
- the accB gene encoding acetyl-CoA carboxylase biotin carboxyl carrier protein, translating into MARKGNDVDLDKLRQIVEALSRMMRDYDLSELSYEGEGIKVSVKRTPDISALLQGALLQAKKEAPAVERHPSITAEEAPAEEGYEFITAPMPGTFYRAPAPGADPFVEVGDEVRGKSEDYEGDTLCIIEAMKVMNEIKSDFDCQIVEILAENGQRVEYGQRLFKVKRR; encoded by the coding sequence ATGGCCAGAAAGGGCAACGATGTAGACCTCGACAAGCTGCGACAAATCGTCGAAGCCCTCTCCCGAATGATGAGGGATTACGATCTCAGCGAGCTGAGCTATGAGGGAGAGGGCATTAAGGTAAGCGTCAAACGAACTCCGGATATCTCTGCCCTTCTCCAGGGCGCACTCCTTCAGGCAAAAAAGGAGGCTCCAGCCGTCGAGAGGCATCCCTCCATAACTGCCGAGGAGGCTCCGGCGGAGGAGGGATATGAATTCATCACAGCGCCGATGCCCGGAACCTTCTACAGGGCTCCAGCGCCCGGGGCCGATCCCTTCGTCGAGGTGGGCGATGAGGTGAGAGGTAAATCGGAGGATTACGAGGGCGATACGCTCTGCATCATCGAGGCGATGAAGGTGATGAACGAAATAAAATCGGATTTCGACTGCCAGATAGTCGAGATATTAGCTGAAAACGGGCAGAGAGTTGAATACGGACAGAGACTCTTTAAAGTCAAGAGAAGATGA
- the accC gene encoding acetyl-CoA carboxylase biotin carboxylase subunit: MDKVLIANRGEIAVRIIRACRELGIKTVAVYSTADRDSLHVRYADESVCIGPPPASESYLNIPNIIAAAEITDADAIHPGYGFLSENPSFAEVCEECRIKFIGPPSRVIALMGDKVRAREEMAKAGLKPVPGSQRGRFRRRSTVRNEEEAVKIAREIGYPVALKAVSGGGGKGIRVAHNDISLVNAFKTAQSEANASFGNSRLYIEKWIENARHIEFQIIADEFGNVVVLGERECSVQRKHQKLIEEAPSVALDRQRRKEMFKAVAKAVKKIGYVNAGTLEFLMDEEGNLYFIEMNTRIQVEHPVTEMITGLDIVKEQIRVAMGKRLSIGQEEVELRGHAIECRINAEDPYADFTPFPGRITGFHSPGGPGIRLDTHIYVGYEIPSYYDSLIAKLIAHGRDRNEAIARMKRALDEISIEGIKTTIPFHRRVMEEERFVQGRTYTNFLETFQMS, encoded by the coding sequence ATGGATAAGGTTTTGATAGCCAATCGAGGCGAGATAGCGGTCAGGATCATCAGGGCGTGCAGGGAGCTGGGGATTAAGACCGTGGCGGTTTATTCCACCGCCGACAGGGACTCGCTGCACGTCAGATATGCCGATGAGTCGGTCTGTATCGGCCCTCCACCGGCCTCCGAGAGCTATCTGAACATCCCCAACATCATCGCCGCAGCGGAGATAACCGATGCCGATGCCATACATCCCGGCTACGGCTTCCTTTCCGAAAACCCCTCCTTCGCTGAGGTATGCGAGGAGTGTAGGATCAAATTTATCGGACCGCCCTCCCGAGTCATAGCGTTGATGGGCGATAAGGTCAGGGCTAGGGAGGAGATGGCAAAGGCCGGCCTGAAGCCGGTGCCCGGCAGTCAAAGGGGAAGGTTCCGGCGGAGAAGCACCGTCAGGAACGAAGAGGAGGCGGTGAAGATCGCCCGCGAGATCGGATATCCCGTGGCATTAAAGGCCGTCTCAGGCGGCGGCGGCAAGGGGATCAGGGTGGCCCACAACGACATCAGCCTGGTCAACGCATTTAAAACCGCTCAATCGGAGGCCAACGCCTCCTTCGGGAATTCGAGGCTCTATATCGAGAAATGGATCGAAAACGCCAGACATATCGAGTTCCAGATCATCGCAGATGAATTCGGCAACGTGGTGGTCTTAGGCGAACGTGAGTGCTCCGTCCAACGCAAACACCAGAAGCTCATCGAAGAGGCACCCTCAGTCGCTCTGGATCGCCAGAGGAGAAAGGAGATGTTCAAAGCCGTCGCCAAGGCGGTTAAGAAGATAGGATATGTGAACGCCGGAACGCTCGAGTTCCTGATGGATGAGGAGGGGAACCTGTACTTCATAGAGATGAACACACGAATTCAGGTGGAACATCCCGTCACCGAGATGATAACAGGCTTGGATATCGTCAAGGAGCAGATAAGGGTGGCGATGGGCAAGAGACTTTCAATAGGACAGGAGGAGGTGGAGCTCAGAGGCCACGCGATCGAGTGCAGGATAAACGCCGAGGACCCGTACGCGGATTTCACCCCCTTCCCCGGAAGGATAACGGGATTCCACTCTCCCGGAGGGCCGGGGATCAGGCTTGATACACATATCTATGTGGGATACGAGATACCCTCCTATTACGACTCCCTCATCGCAAAGTTGATCGCTCACGGCCGGGACAGAAACGAGGCGATAGCACGCATGAAAAGGGCGCTCGATGAGATCTCGATCGAGGGGATCAAGACGACTATACCGTTCCACAGGAGGGTCATGGAGGAAGAGAGGTTCGTTCAGGGCCGCACCTACACCAACTTCCTGGAAACCTTTCAAATGAGCTGA
- a CDS encoding SDR family oxidoreductase produces the protein MGKLDGKVAIVTGGGRGIGRAIALAFAHEGADIVPVARTLSEIENVAKEARSMGVRALPIQVDVTGEDQVEAMVEKVIDEFGKVDILVNNAGTAIHNRVVDIKTEDWKRMMDLNLTGMFFCTRAVMRWMERQKGGHIINISSMAGKHGSKRYAAYSTTKFGMMGFTECVAREGLENNIFVSVICPGPVATRLRASNHPNDDPEKLMLPEDIADVALFLVTRPDRVYIPEVQVIAAKF, from the coding sequence TTGGGAAAGCTGGACGGGAAGGTCGCCATAGTGACCGGCGGCGGACGGGGAATAGGAAGGGCGATCGCACTTGCATTCGCGCACGAGGGCGCCGATATCGTCCCTGTGGCCAGAACCCTCTCGGAGATAGAGAACGTCGCTAAAGAAGCACGCTCGATGGGCGTGAGGGCGCTCCCGATACAGGTCGATGTGACCGGCGAGGATCAGGTTGAGGCGATGGTGGAGAAGGTCATCGATGAGTTCGGCAAGGTGGACATCCTAGTCAACAACGCCGGAACGGCGATACACAACAGGGTGGTGGATATCAAAACCGAGGACTGGAAGAGGATGATGGATCTGAACCTGACGGGCATGTTCTTCTGCACGAGGGCCGTGATGAGATGGATGGAGAGGCAGAAAGGCGGTCATATCATCAACATATCCTCCATGGCGGGCAAACACGGATCGAAACGATACGCAGCATACTCCACCACCAAGTTCGGCATGATGGGGTTCACGGAATGCGTTGCCAGGGAAGGATTGGAGAACAACATCTTCGTGAGCGTCATCTGTCCGGGCCCTGTCGCCACAAGGCTGAGGGCGTCCAATCATCCGAATGACGATCCGGAGAAGCTGATGCTGCCGGAGGACATAGCCGATGTGGCCCTCTTCCTGGTGACAAGGCCCGACAGGGTCTACATCCCCGAGGTTCAGGTCATAGCCGCTAAGTTTTAG
- a CDS encoding lamin tail domain-containing protein — protein MIGLIMLIVALLPTGSGVIITEVMANAINEDTGEFIEILNIGSSSVNLTGWGFTDGDAKDEIIPFNGKTPILKPGQFGVILDSEYAGEYEIPPEALLLTTKNTTLGDGLSTKDPITLFDEKGETVDTFSHPFNPGNGISVERVSLEIGDVEDNWKPCPDPSGSTPGRPNAIWKVKPPAEKPKEIALSRDVIINELMYAPETKAGHPEWIELYNRSTEPVEISGYQIVDSSGKACRIPDGTFVRPLSYLVLTRKLASFKGWFPHAEAVEVKLPSLNNSGDTVSFLGPGGGLIERVSYKGGGERDRSLERIDPKGRANDPNNWHVSLDKRGATPGERNSVTGLPKEGKITLSVKPRMFNPERMKLKISYEVPMDSRIRLYIFNSAGRLVVTLIKSESGGGRGQIEWDGRGRSGRRMPTGLYLCQLIAEFGENKAAATAVIPVIISKK, from the coding sequence ATGATCGGGCTAATTATGCTGATCGTAGCCCTATTGCCGACAGGATCAGGTGTGATCATAACCGAGGTTATGGCCAACGCCATAAATGAGGACACAGGTGAGTTCATCGAGATACTCAACATCGGCAGCTCATCCGTTAACCTGACGGGATGGGGTTTCACCGATGGCGATGCCAAAGATGAGATCATCCCCTTTAACGGCAAAACACCTATCCTTAAACCCGGTCAGTTCGGGGTGATCCTCGATAGCGAATACGCGGGGGAGTATGAGATCCCACCTGAAGCGCTGCTTTTAACGACCAAAAACACCACCCTCGGCGATGGCCTTTCCACGAAAGACCCGATAACCCTGTTCGACGAGAAGGGCGAGACCGTTGATACCTTCTCACATCCCTTTAACCCCGGCAACGGAATATCGGTCGAAAGGGTATCATTGGAGATAGGCGACGTGGAGGACAACTGGAAGCCGTGTCCGGACCCCTCCGGCTCCACGCCCGGACGTCCCAACGCCATATGGAAGGTCAAGCCTCCCGCTGAAAAGCCGAAAGAGATCGCTTTATCCCGGGATGTGATCATAAACGAGCTGATGTATGCGCCGGAGACGAAGGCCGGTCATCCGGAGTGGATCGAGCTCTACAACCGTTCGACCGAGCCGGTGGAGATTTCGGGATACCAGATCGTAGACTCGTCCGGGAAGGCCTGTAGGATACCGGATGGGACCTTCGTAAGGCCGCTCAGCTATCTTGTGCTCACAAGAAAGCTTGCCTCCTTCAAAGGGTGGTTTCCTCATGCCGAGGCGGTGGAGGTCAAGCTGCCATCCCTGAACAACTCCGGTGATACCGTTTCGTTTCTCGGTCCTGGAGGAGGGTTGATTGAGAGAGTGAGTTACAAGGGCGGAGGTGAGAGGGACAGATCGTTAGAGAGAATCGATCCTAAAGGACGGGCAAATGATCCGAACAACTGGCATGTATCGCTCGATAAAAGGGGAGCCACGCCTGGGGAGAGAAACAGCGTGACGGGTCTGCCGAAGGAGGGGAAAATCACCCTCTCAGTTAAGCCGAGGATGTTCAATCCCGAACGGATGAAGCTTAAGATCTCCTATGAGGTGCCGATGGATTCGAGGATAAGGCTCTACATCTTCAACTCCGCCGGAAGATTAGTGGTCACGCTGATCAAATCCGAAAGTGGCGGCGGCCGAGGGCAAATTGAGTGGGATGGAAGGGGAAGATCGGGGAGGAGGATGCCCACGGGTCTGTATCTCTGCCAGCTCATAGCCGAATTTGGGGAGAATAAAGCCGCCGCTACGGCGGTCATCCCCGTGATCATATCCAAAAAGTAG
- a CDS encoding glycerate kinase, giving the protein MRIVIAPDSFKGSLTALEAANAIEEGLKRVFPKAEIVKVPMADGGEGTVQSLVDATGGRIVKKVVTGPLGDKVEAQFGILGDGRTAVIEMASASGLPLVPPDKRNPMVTTTYGTGELIKAALDMGCRRFIIGIGGSATNDGGGGMAQALGVKLLDKDGNDIPFGGGGLLKLDRIDISTLDPRIAESEIVVACDVDNPLTGPRGAARVYSPQKGATPEMVEILDKALERFAEAVKRDLGRDIKDVPGAGAAGGLGAGLMAFLNAKLQLGVDIVIEATGLEEKVKGADLVITGEGGIDSQTVYGKTPIGVAKVAKKFGIPVLAVAGGISDDASVVYEHGIDGLMSIIPRPITLDEAMAQGPKLLSDAAERIARLLVVGSKLPR; this is encoded by the coding sequence GTGAGGATCGTCATCGCTCCCGATTCCTTTAAGGGGAGTCTCACAGCTCTCGAGGCGGCGAACGCTATAGAGGAGGGATTGAAGAGGGTTTTCCCGAAAGCGGAGATCGTAAAGGTGCCCATGGCTGATGGCGGTGAAGGTACCGTTCAATCGTTGGTCGATGCTACCGGCGGCCGCATAGTTAAAAAGGTCGTCACAGGACCTCTGGGCGATAAAGTCGAGGCGCAGTTCGGAATCCTTGGCGATGGCAGGACCGCTGTGATAGAGATGGCATCCGCTTCAGGATTACCTCTGGTCCCCCCCGATAAAAGAAATCCGATGGTGACCACCACATACGGCACGGGTGAGCTCATAAAGGCCGCCCTGGATATGGGATGTCGCAGGTTCATAATCGGAATAGGCGGAAGCGCCACTAACGACGGCGGAGGGGGGATGGCTCAAGCCTTAGGCGTAAAACTCCTGGATAAAGATGGCAACGATATACCGTTTGGCGGGGGAGGATTATTGAAACTGGACAGGATCGATATCTCCACCCTCGATCCTCGAATAGCCGAATCCGAGATCGTGGTCGCATGTGATGTGGACAATCCGCTTACAGGACCGAGGGGGGCAGCGAGAGTTTACAGCCCCCAAAAAGGCGCCACGCCCGAAATGGTGGAGATCCTGGATAAAGCCCTGGAACGTTTCGCGGAGGCGGTCAAACGGGATCTGGGCAGGGATATCAAGGACGTGCCCGGGGCGGGGGCCGCAGGCGGATTAGGAGCGGGTCTGATGGCCTTTCTCAATGCGAAATTGCAACTCGGAGTGGATATCGTTATCGAGGCCACCGGCCTTGAGGAGAAGGTTAAGGGCGCGGATCTGGTCATAACAGGTGAAGGGGGCATAGATAGTCAAACCGTCTACGGCAAAACGCCGATAGGTGTTGCTAAGGTCGCCAAAAAATTCGGCATACCGGTCCTCGCCGTCGCCGGCGGCATCTCCGATGACGCATCGGTCGTGTATGAGCATGGGATAGATGGGCTGATGAGCATCATCCCGCGACCTATAACGCTGGACGAAGCGATGGCCCAGGGCCCGAAACTACTGTCGGACGCCGCCGAAAGGATCGCAAGGCTGCTCGTTGTAGGTTCTAAATTACCCCGATGA
- a CDS encoding M20/M25/M40 family metallo-hydrolase, with the protein MRRSSSSILLLIFVLLFVSSLEAQPIPSDDLTAIERMLSQVDVNAWFNTIRDLAYNDGYRSRFCLRVDDYHQAEGQPKPDGACDNAARYILERFRSYGLEAEMIPFKHRVESLSGELLGEYTLHNVVATLPGKGPDRDKEILLTAHYDSIASHEEDWKEHWNEIPAPGATDNGSGVAMVLEVARILSRYDFDYTIKFIAFSGEELGLFGSRDYSKHAADRDEPIAAVLNVDMLGHDEDGALDVHVVTNERSSWIGNVFVTAKEAFRIGGLLKPVVDPKFVWSDHSPFWKYGYSAAMISEESDMESPEWPQYIHSSKDVIDNINLGLGRIGLKLVLSALALLADPIPADRTDVAIDSFALPRKLDEIETELPISVDVVNLSQNEADDLKLHVYALTPDGQRAEIAERSISLGPGERRRLNLSYRPSEWGRYRIRAFLNLNLGSLETDFGNNFASGEVEVRRSPAVWGSATVYPNPYNGGRLRMAYQLSSDADVFVKIYDLTGHLIGEREFVSGTKGGLWGPNDVVIWDGKNRFGEKAASGIYLIHLIAVNQHGSVEIGRRVCLVK; encoded by the coding sequence ATGAGAAGGTCATCTTCTTCGATCCTGCTCCTGATCTTCGTCCTTTTATTCGTCTCCTCCCTTGAAGCTCAACCGATACCATCCGACGATTTAACCGCTATAGAGAGGATGCTCTCTCAGGTGGATGTGAACGCGTGGTTCAACACCATTCGGGATCTCGCCTATAACGACGGCTACAGGAGCAGGTTTTGCCTCAGGGTTGACGATTATCACCAGGCTGAGGGGCAGCCCAAGCCGGATGGAGCATGTGATAACGCTGCTAGATATATACTTGAAAGGTTCCGAAGCTATGGGCTCGAGGCTGAAATGATACCCTTTAAACATAGAGTCGAATCGCTCAGCGGCGAACTTCTGGGCGAGTATACCCTACATAATGTCGTCGCAACCCTACCGGGGAAAGGGCCTGATCGAGACAAGGAGATATTGCTGACGGCCCATTATGATTCGATAGCCTCACATGAGGAGGATTGGAAGGAGCACTGGAACGAGATACCGGCTCCCGGAGCCACGGACAACGGATCGGGCGTGGCCATGGTTTTGGAGGTAGCCCGGATACTGAGCCGATACGACTTCGATTACACCATAAAATTCATCGCCTTCTCCGGCGAGGAGCTCGGGCTGTTCGGGAGCCGCGATTACTCCAAACACGCGGCGGATAGAGACGAACCGATAGCCGCCGTGCTGAACGTCGATATGTTGGGCCATGACGAAGATGGCGCGCTCGATGTGCACGTCGTGACGAACGAGAGGTCCTCCTGGATCGGAAACGTCTTCGTCACCGCCAAGGAGGCCTTCCGAATCGGCGGTCTTCTGAAGCCCGTCGTCGATCCGAAGTTCGTTTGGAGCGACCATTCTCCGTTCTGGAAATACGGATACAGCGCCGCCATGATAAGCGAGGAGTCGGATATGGAATCGCCCGAATGGCCTCAATATATCCACTCGTCCAAGGACGTTATCGATAATATAAACCTCGGTCTGGGGAGGATCGGCCTGAAGCTCGTCCTCTCCGCCCTCGCCCTGTTAGCCGATCCGATTCCAGCCGATCGGACGGATGTGGCGATCGATAGCTTCGCCCTGCCACGGAAATTGGACGAGATTGAAACCGAATTGCCTATTTCGGTGGATGTGGTCAATCTATCTCAAAACGAGGCCGACGACCTGAAACTGCATGTTTATGCCCTCACCCCGGACGGCCAGAGGGCGGAGATCGCCGAGAGGAGTATCTCGTTGGGCCCGGGCGAAAGGAGGAGGTTGAACCTCTCATACAGGCCGTCCGAGTGGGGGAGATATAGGATAAGGGCGTTCCTGAACCTCAACCTCGGATCGCTTGAGACCGATTTCGGGAATAACTTCGCCTCGGGCGAGGTTGAGGTGAGACGATCGCCCGCGGTATGGGGTTCAGCTACGGTCTATCCGAATCCCTACAACGGCGGCCGCCTTCGCATGGCGTATCAGCTGAGCTCTGACGCCGACGTATTCGTCAAGATCTACGATCTAACAGGCCATCTCATCGGGGAGAGGGAATTCGTCAGCGGCACGAAGGGCGGGTTGTGGGGCCCTAACGATGTGGTCATATGGGACGGGAAAAATCGGTTCGGCGAGAAGGCAGCATCGGGGATCTATCTGATCCATCTCATCGCTGTAAATCAACACGGGAGCGTCGAGATAGGGAGGAGAGTATGTCTCGTAAAGTGA
- a CDS encoding M6 family metalloprotease domain-containing protein — protein sequence MSRKVIPILILPLILMMIPFLYAAPPHPDLVRRWKREGDMTLSSQLPFAGHDLRPGRYAIPMKDGIEYVLVIRVDFPDKPAVRSKEEVDGFFFGRDQVSLYTYYKEVSYGKMTISPGPMGGSLPWGEKWYRMPKRMSYYGEGRMMLDRYHELIRNACDAADRDIDFSKYDRDGDGYVDHLMLIHAGDDEASSGRFEDIWSMLIPSVNLRYDGVRINNVAVVAEEPSYPKPHLGIFFHEFFHDFGAPDLYSGSVAGPHDQQWSLMGMFGPYQGANRNGLAPAHICGYLKWDFDARPENGRHGWIKPVEITQNTEALVIPAFETGDPDKVLYKIDIPGKNGREFFLIENRERNSGGMYDTYLPESGILIWHIDETAPRSDTNASERVWVEDPSDPEHLDLEHITAGAAYSLDDGQTEFTPSSEPNSDANDGTPSGISIVNIGHEGIKMPITVYFGDTFEPNDTIQLAYGPLLYGISYASYIFDGNDPADVYRIDLKRGEPVEIKVEDIPEGVVIDAKLVDGLGNVLAKSEEGEKGFIILYNPPGTGTGYLVVRRISGYDPIHAYHVRIDPVTPSSSPLKLTKVYAYPNPVHRGDNVRFHFELENKGMADVVEISVFNLNLDRVYGGKMEDVIGRNEFGPWDLRDPNGRRCAPGIYLYLISARRGKDVSRAIGKLAIE from the coding sequence ATGTCTCGTAAAGTGATCCCGATCCTCATCCTCCCTCTGATCCTGATGATGATCCCCTTCCTTTACGCCGCTCCGCCCCATCCTGATCTCGTGAGACGATGGAAGAGAGAAGGTGATATGACCCTCTCCTCTCAACTGCCGTTTGCCGGCCACGATCTCAGACCCGGCCGCTACGCCATTCCGATGAAGGATGGGATCGAATATGTGCTTGTGATACGGGTGGATTTTCCCGATAAACCCGCCGTCAGATCGAAGGAGGAGGTGGACGGCTTCTTCTTCGGCAGGGATCAGGTCTCGCTTTATACTTATTATAAGGAGGTCTCTTACGGCAAGATGACCATCTCCCCGGGACCTATGGGCGGCAGTCTCCCTTGGGGTGAGAAGTGGTATAGGATGCCAAAGAGGATGAGCTATTATGGCGAGGGGCGAATGATGCTCGATCGATATCATGAGCTGATACGGAACGCCTGCGACGCCGCCGATCGGGACATCGATTTCTCGAAATACGATAGGGACGGGGACGGATATGTCGATCACCTGATGTTGATACACGCCGGGGACGATGAGGCTTCCTCAGGCCGGTTTGAGGATATCTGGTCGATGTTGATCCCATCGGTCAACCTCAGATATGACGGCGTTCGGATAAACAACGTCGCCGTCGTAGCCGAGGAGCCGAGCTACCCGAAGCCTCATCTGGGAATCTTCTTCCATGAGTTCTTCCATGATTTCGGTGCGCCCGACCTTTACAGCGGCAGTGTGGCGGGGCCACATGACCAGCAATGGAGCTTGATGGGGATGTTCGGGCCTTATCAGGGGGCGAATAGGAACGGACTTGCGCCCGCCCACATCTGTGGATATCTCAAATGGGATTTCGACGCCAGGCCGGAAAACGGCCGGCACGGATGGATCAAGCCGGTGGAGATCACGCAAAATACGGAGGCGCTCGTCATACCCGCCTTCGAGACGGGCGATCCGGATAAGGTCCTCTACAAGATAGATATCCCCGGCAAAAACGGTAGGGAGTTCTTCCTCATAGAGAACCGCGAGAGAAACTCGGGGGGGATGTATGACACATATCTTCCAGAATCCGGAATTCTGATCTGGCATATAGATGAGACCGCCCCTCGAAGCGATACGAACGCGTCGGAAAGGGTATGGGTGGAGGATCCGTCCGATCCTGAGCATCTCGATCTGGAGCATATAACCGCCGGGGCCGCCTATTCTCTGGATGACGGCCAGACCGAGTTCACCCCATCGTCCGAGCCGAACAGCGATGCCAACGACGGCACGCCCTCCGGCATATCGATCGTCAACATCGGACATGAGGGGATCAAGATGCCGATCACGGTCTACTTCGGCGATACCTTCGAGCCGAACGACACGATCCAGCTCGCCTACGGGCCGCTGCTTTACGGGATCAGCTACGCGTCCTATATATTCGACGGGAACGATCCGGCCGACGTATACAGGATCGATCTCAAAAGGGGCGAGCCGGTGGAGATAAAGGTGGAGGATATCCCTGAGGGGGTGGTGATCGATGCCAAGCTGGTGGATGGGCTCGGCAACGTGTTGGCGAAAAGTGAGGAGGGGGAAAAGGGGTTTATCATCCTTTACAACCCGCCCGGCACCGGAACCGGATATCTGGTGGTAAGACGTATATCCGGATACGACCCGATCCACGCCTATCACGTCCGCATCGATCCTGTCACTCCATCATCCTCGCCGTTGAAGCTCACCAAGGTCTACGCCTATCCCAATCCGGTCCATCGAGGGGATAACGTGAGGTTCCACTTCGAGCTCGAGAACAAGGGCATGGCTGATGTGGTGGAGATATCCGTCTTCAATTTGAACCTGGATAGAGTTTACGGTGGGAAGATGGAGGATGTTATAGGGCGAAACGAATTCGGACCGTGGGATCTGAGAGATCCTAACGGCAGGAGATGCGCTCCGGGGATATATCTCTATCTTATCTCAGCCCGCCGAGGGAAAGATGTCTCCAGGGCGATCGGCAAGCTGGCGATTGAGTGA
- a CDS encoding TIM barrel protein yields the protein MLDLRDQTKVRKGDELIKHLREFKLEPKFSAGVWYFSPAASRFHARYGRELSIKERLDIAAELVDYGLKGLEAHYPTEVNEENIELYKQLQKDTGLRLITIVPGLFYDPEFEFGSLSSPIPEVRRKAIQRTIRTLELNKELDTDFAIVWPGIDGFEMAFGIDFYAMWDRFEEGLAEAMDAVPGVRIAIEPKPYEPRGNNIYRNTADGLIMAQDVEKKLSSEENRRLLEEGHALVTLNPEVGHVLMGFEDLAYSFSRILRQGRLAHTHWNSQPLGNYDQDLNVGVISPEQAFAALYVLKMHGYRGYLGIDINPERMPVDRALINNMDRLKALIQMTDEVDHELVLACIERPHKNRGVLEAYLTRLWHPNARDLSEMPGYV from the coding sequence ATGTTAGATCTGAGAGATCAGACAAAGGTCCGAAAGGGGGATGAACTTATAAAACATCTTAGGGAGTTCAAGCTCGAGCCGAAGTTCTCCGCCGGCGTGTGGTACTTCTCCCCCGCGGCAAGCAGATTCCACGCCAGATACGGAAGAGAGCTCAGCATCAAGGAGAGATTGGATATCGCCGCTGAGTTGGTGGATTACGGGCTTAAAGGGCTTGAGGCACATTACCCGACCGAGGTGAACGAGGAGAACATCGAGCTTTACAAACAACTTCAGAAGGATACGGGGTTAAGGCTGATCACGATCGTCCCCGGTCTCTTCTACGATCCGGAGTTCGAGTTCGGCTCCCTCTCATCGCCCATACCCGAGGTGAGGCGTAAGGCCATCCAACGAACCATAAGGACGCTTGAGCTGAACAAGGAGCTCGACACCGACTTCGCTATCGTATGGCCCGGCATCGACGGGTTCGAGATGGCTTTCGGCATCGATTTCTACGCTATGTGGGATAGATTCGAAGAGGGGTTAGCCGAGGCGATGGATGCCGTTCCGGGGGTGAGGATCGCCATCGAGCCCAAACCTTACGAGCCTCGCGGCAACAACATCTATCGCAATACCGCCGACGGACTCATAATGGCTCAGGACGTCGAGAAAAAGCTCTCATCGGAGGAAAACCGAAGGCTGCTTGAGGAGGGACATGCCCTTGTGACGCTCAACCCTGAGGTGGGGCATGTTCTGATGGGATTTGAGGATCTGGCGTATTCGTTCAGCAGGATATTGAGGCAGGGCAGGCTGGCCCATACGCATTGGAACAGTCAACCGCTGGGTAATTACGACCAAGACCTGAACGTCGGGGTGATCTCCCCCGAACAGGCCTTTGCCGCCCTATATGTGCTGAAGATGCACGGGTATAGGGGGTATCTCGGCATAGATATAAACCCCGAGAGAATGCCGGTCGATCGGGCGCTGATCAACAATATGGATAGGCTCAAAGCGCTTATACAGATGACAGACGAGGTGGACCACGAGCTCGTCCTAGCGTGTATCGAGCGTCCGCATAAAAACAGAGGCGTGCTCGAGGCATATCTGACCAGGCTCTGGCATCCGAACGCCAGAGACCTATCTGAGATGCCAGGATACGTCTGA